One Streptosporangium sp. NBC_01495 DNA window includes the following coding sequences:
- a CDS encoding IS3 family transposase (programmed frameshift) produces MAPPRKYSPELRERAVRMVFELRAAGEGTGVLARVADQLGVHREALRTWVRQTEVDGGKRPGTSTSDAWRITELERENRELRRANEILKAASAYFRPGTRSQTSALVEFIDTHREQFGVEPICAVLEFAPSTYWAAKKRESNPSARAVRDEELKKEILKVWEGPGRGLYGARKVWGQLNRQGVTVARCTVERLMRELGLCGATWSRKRPRTTVPGADRPGDLLERNFTADRPDLRWVADITYVATVSGWVYTAFVQDLYSRRIVGWQVADHLGTDLALDALEMAIWARGDVVDNLVHHSDRGVQYTSIRYAERLDQVGAARSVGSKGDSYDNAAAESLNSLYKKELIEFQGDWKGVMDVTIATMEWVAWYNSERLHSYCGNVPPAEYEETFHRSTAGADLAIENQAI; encoded by the exons ATGGCACCACCGAGGAAGTATTCCCCTGAGCTGCGGGAACGAGCTGTCCGTATGGTTTTCGAGCTGCGTGCGGCCGGTGAGGGGACGGGCGTGCTGGCCCGGGTCGCAGACCAGCTCGGGGTGCACCGCGAGGCACTGCGGACTTGGGTGCGCCAGACCGAGGTCGATGGCGGGAAGCGTCCGGGGACATCGACTTCTGACGCCTGGCGGATCACCGAACTCGAGCGTGAGAATCGCGAGTTGCGGCGGGCGAACGAGATCCTGAAGGCCGCCTCGGCATATT TTCGCCCGGGAACTCGATCCCAGACTTCCGCGCTAGTCGAGTTCATCGATACCCATCGCGAACAGTTCGGTGTGGAGCCGATCTGTGCCGTGCTGGAGTTCGCGCCGTCCACGTACTGGGCGGCGAAGAAACGGGAGTCGAATCCGTCGGCTCGTGCGGTCCGGGACGAAGAGTTGAAAAAGGAGATCTTGAAAGTATGGGAAGGCCCCGGACGTGGCCTGTATGGGGCGCGGAAGGTGTGGGGCCAGCTCAACCGCCAGGGCGTCACGGTCGCCCGGTGCACGGTCGAGCGGCTGATGCGCGAGCTGGGCCTGTGCGGGGCGACCTGGTCCCGCAAACGGCCCCGAACTACCGTCCCCGGCGCCGATCGGCCCGGTGACCTGCTGGAACGCAACTTCACCGCAGATCGGCCGGACCTGCGATGGGTCGCGGACATCACCTACGTCGCCACCGTCTCCGGCTGGGTGTACACCGCGTTCGTCCAGGACCTGTACTCCCGTCGGATCGTCGGCTGGCAGGTCGCCGACCACCTGGGCACCGATCTGGCACTCGACGCCCTGGAAATGGCGATCTGGGCGCGTGGCGACGTCGTCGATAACCTTGTCCACCATTCTGATAGAGGTGTTCAATACACTTCCATCCGCTACGCCGAACGGCTCGACCAGGTCGGTGCGGCTCGTTCTGTGGGCAGCAAGGGCGACTCGTATGACAATGCCGCTGCGGAGTCGCTCAACAGTCTCTACAAGAAGGAGCTAATCGAGTTCCAGGGCGACTGGAAAGGCGTCATGGATGTGACGATTGCCACCATGGAATGGGTTGCTTGGTATAATTCCGAAAGGCTACATTCTTACTGCGGGAACGTTCCTCCGGCCGAGTACGAGGAGACGTTCCACCGATCAACCGCCGGCGCCGACCTGGCGATCGAGAACCAAGCGATCTAG
- a CDS encoding RICIN domain-containing protein, translated as MAVGGSSVANGAQAIQWSCGSGNEQQWTLQADPVRPESRLKNVNSSLLLSVSGGGSTADGAKVIQWSANNGPEQSWTLETATTIAPGEDTTTTATGTSTALAAPTGATGDPSAVGITTGRSVTRSISSATA; from the coding sequence CTGGCGGTCGGCGGCAGCAGCGTCGCCAACGGCGCGCAGGCCATCCAATGGTCCTGCGGGTCCGGCAACGAGCAACAGTGGACCCTACAGGCCGACCCGGTGCGCCCGGAGAGCCGCCTCAAAAACGTCAACAGCTCCCTGCTGCTGTCCGTGTCCGGCGGCGGCAGCACCGCGGACGGCGCCAAGGTGATCCAGTGGTCGGCCAACAACGGCCCTGAACAAAGCTGGACCCTGGAGACCGCCACCACCATCGCACCGGGCGAGGACACGACGACCACGGCGACCGGTACGTCCACGGCCCTCGCCGCCCCCACCGGGGCGACTGGGGACCCATCGGCGGTGGGCATTACTACGGGAAGATCGGTAACGCGGTCTATCTCCTCAGCTACAGCCTGA